The Clupea harengus chromosome 26, Ch_v2.0.2, whole genome shotgun sequence genome has a segment encoding these proteins:
- the smdt1b gene encoding single-pass membrane protein with aspartate-rich tail 1b codes for MASTVCRFGRLFLKKNTGFQAHRSGLQCEGTARMIMSRNAVSSTSGGISPKPVKVPFGLIRMTLVVLPFLYVGTLISKNFAALLEEHDIFVPSDDDDDD; via the exons ATGGCGTCTACTGTTTGTCGATTCGGCCGCCTCTTCCTTAAGAAAAACACTGGATTTCAAGCTCACAGAAGTGGACTTCAGTGTGAGGGAACAGCGAGAATGATAATGTCTCGAAATGCAGTTTCATCCACGTCAGGTGGCATTTCACCCAAACCGGTGAAG GTGCCCTTCGGTTTGATCCGTATGACTCTAGTGGTTCTGCCTTTTCTCTATGTGGGTACGTTGATAAGCAAGAATTTCGCCGCTCTCCTTGAAGAGCACGATATCTTCGTCCCTTCagatgatgacgacgacgacTAA
- the pane1 gene encoding centromere protein M — MKLRTKMLKPFRKVPVLNAANVLLVENEEHLHSRLADIIVQNEKDVNITVRLARKLPLPVENQDSRPRIDLVVFIVNLMSERSVQSAEQSVRYLDSGFFLGKVCFLVTGARCLSVSSTRLLTVRKMASSLHCPLLFAEDQTSEGVIAAAVRLLGILKVAAGLVPFATGLSLNSVTHCILPSDLEQNLDSPTC, encoded by the exons ATGAAGTTGAGGACAAAAATGCTGAAACCTTTCAGAAAAGTTCCTGTCCTGAACGCTGCGAATGTATTG CTGGTGGAGAACGAGGAACATCTTCACTCGAGGTTAGCTGACATCATCGTGCAGAATGAGAAGGATGTCAACATCACAGT ACGGCTGGCCCGAAAACTCCCTCTGCCCGTGGAGAACCAGGACAGTCGTCCACGGATTGAtctcgttgtgtttattgtaaaCCTCATGTCTGAGCGCAG TGTTCAGTCTGCTGAGCAGTCCGTTCGGTATCTGGACTCGGGATTCTTTTTGGGGAAGGTGTGCTTCCTTGTCACGGGTG CTCGCTGCTTGTCAGTCTCCAGCACCCGTCTGTTGACTGTGAGGAAGATGGCTTCCTCTCTGCACTGTCCATTGCTGTTTGCAGAGGATCAG ACAAGTGAAGGAGTGATTGCAGCAGCAGTGAGACTGCTTGGTATACTTAAAGTGGCCGCAGGACTAGTGCCCTTTGCAACAGGACTTTCTCTCAACAGCGTGACTCACTGCATTCTGCCGTCCGACCTGGAGCAAAACCTTGACTCACCGACCTGTTGA
- the triobpa gene encoding TRIO and F-actin-binding protein, whose amino-acid sequence MPLTNLNFKKGWLFRLDEDDEWRKYWFVLTDLGLKYFIDSLAEERDEPEGEIDLSSCVDVIESDVEKNYGFQVHTKASVITLSAMTSRIRRNWIEILRRNIFSGNPPDQCHGSRAEIRVSKASSPGQDQDQDQDQESTLVTAPLTNQREAGEGRDREQEKKLEDRTKWFQEGVMMISDGLNSRWDTIELKKGTSQTTVQFAENIVVRGKDIDGKWEDFERLPFGEMKSPRLDGSSNYESTNEGEVSSPRQQRDASCFGKTEGSLSTGAGGPCVGGPCVGGPCVGGPCGPGAPCGPRLRTLEQLYKATLETAQKEHERQMEKLQKEKEYLLTEEAQAAAKTIEALKKAHRDELEDARRPAGREGLTERRKQSSEVDELQVELDGLSERYSEKCVELKHVQQNSEERNAEINRTETDIEHLRKENQELQSRLTEEITLMRSFITGQKSQSQFISHGNHEQSSDMEVLLRAKENEILYLKKEISCLRNEVASLTKEKESVCERFKEVYVELSRVKGASEREMGCLREHLSLTRAAMQEQQLMRNSS is encoded by the exons ATGCCG CTGACTAATCTAAACTTCAAAAAGGGTTGGCTATTCCGgctggatgaggatgatgag TGGAGAAAATACTGGTTCGTTTTGACTGATTTGGGGCTGAAATACTTCATAGACTCCCTGGCAGAGGAG AGAGATGAaccagagggagagattgacTTGAGTTCTTGTGTGGATGTCATTGAGTCTGATGTGGAGAAGAACTATGGGTTCCAGGTCCAT ACCAAAGCGTCTGTGATAACCTTGTCTGCCATGACCTCCCGGATCAGGAGGAACTGGATTGAGATTTTAAGGAGGAATATTTTTTCAGGCAATCCCCCTGACCA ATGCCATGGCTCAAGGGCTGAGATCCGAGTCTCTAAGGCCAGTTCCCCAGGTCAGGATCAGGATCAGGATCAGGATCAGGAGTCAACTCTAGTGACAGCTccactgaccaatcagagagaggcaggggagggGCGTGACCGAGAGCAGGAGAAGAAGCTGGAGGATCGTACCAAGTGGTTCCAGGAAGGTGTGATGATGatcagtgatgggttgaacagcagGTGGGACACAATTGAACTAAAAAAGGGGACGTCCCAAACAACAGTTCAATTTGCTGAGAATATTGTTGTAAGAGGCAAAGACATTGACGGGAAATGGGAAGATTTTGAGCGGCTGCCATTTGGAGAGATGAAGTCCCCTCGTCTGGACGGCTCCTCAAACTATGAATCGACTAATGAGGGAGAG GTTTCGTCACCGAGACAACAGAGAGACGCTTCGTGCTTTGGAAAGACAGAAGGCAGCTTGAGCACTGGTGCAGGGGGCCCCTGTGTTGGGGGCCCCTGTGTGGGGGGCCCCTGTGTGGGGGGCCCCTGTGGCCCCGGCGCTCCGTGTGGCCCTCGGCTGAGAACTCTGGAGCAGCTCTATAAAGCGACCCTGGAGACGGCGCAAAAGGAACAcgaaagacagatggagaagCTCCAGAAAGAAAAGGAGTACCTCTTGACGGAGGAAGCTCAGGCTGCTGCCAAGA CCATTGAGGCTTTGAAGAAGGCCCATCGAGACGAGCTGGAGGACGCCAGGAGACCGGCAGGAAGAGAAGGCctaacagagaggagaaagcagTC GTCAGAGGTGGATGAGCTTCAGGTGGAGCTGGATGGGCTGTCTGAAAGGtactctgagaagtgtgtggaGCTCAAACACGTCCAGCAGAACAGTGAAGAGAGGAACGCGGAGATCAACAGGACAGAGACGGACATAGAACACCTCAGGAAAGAAAACCAG GAACTGCAGTCCCGGTTAACAGAAGAGATTACTCTCATGCGTTCCTTCATCACAGGTCAAAAGTCGCAGTCACAGTTCATCTCTCATGGAAATCACGAGCAAAGCTCTGATATGGAG GTGCTACTACGAGCAAAGGAAAATGAGATTCTATACCTCAAGAAGGAGATCAGCTGTCTGAGAAATGAAGTCGCCTCTCTAACGAAG GAgaaggagtctgtgtgtgagcgctttAAGGAGGTGTACGTGGAGCTCAGCCGGGTGAAGGGAgccagtgagagggagatgggttgTCTCCGGGAGCATCTCAGTCTCACCAGGGCGGCCATGCAGGAGCAACAGCTCATGAGAAACAGCTCATAG
- the mb gene encoding myoglobin has translation MTGIKGELLEGDSKLSFRTLKRHTFYQGNRRNFFQTMADFDLVLKCWGPVEADYKTYGGEVLSRLFKEHPDTLPLFPKFAGIAAGDLAGNAAVAAHGETVLKKLAELLRAKGSHADLLKPMATTHAQKHKISLNNFKLITAVIAKVMGEKAGLDAAGQDALERVMGVVINDIDGYYKELGFAG, from the exons ATGACTGGTATAAAAGGTGAGCTTTTGGAGGGAGACAGTAAAttgtcattcaggactttgaagAGACACACGTTCTATCAAGGAAATCGGCGTAATTTCTTCCAG ACGATGGCTGACTTTGACCTGGTTCTGAAGTGCTGGGGCCCGGTGGAGGCCGACTACAAAACTTATGGAGGAGAGGTGCTGTCACG CTTATTCAAGGAACATCCTGATACCCTGCCGCTTTTTCCTAAATTTGCTGGCATTGCTGCGGGTGATCTGGCCGGCAACGCAGCTGTCGCTGCCCACGGCGAGACCGTGCTGAAGAAGCTAGCCGAGCTGCTGAGGGCCAAAGGTAGCCATGCCGACCTCCTCAAACCCATGGCAACCACTCATGCTCAGAAACACAAAATTTCCCTGAATAACTTCAAG CTGATCACTGCGGTGATAGCGAAGGTGATGGGTGAAAAGGCTGGTTTGGACGCTGCTGGCCAAGATGCCCTGGAAAGAGTCATGGGAGTTGTCATCAATGACATCGACGGCTACTACAAAGAGCTGGGCTTTGCTGGATGA